The stretch of DNA CTTGTCGATCCTGTCGCTTTGAGCGCAATCTGCGCACTCTTACTCAATTCGTAGAACGAAAGAAATCGGAGCTGGATGGACGTTCTGGTGAACAACGGCCACGCGAACCTCAGTTCCTGCCTCTACACCGTGAGTATCAATGCTGTAAACCTGCGCCGCTTCAAGAATTGTAAATGGCCGGAACGGTCCAAAAGGGTTACTGGAAGGCTCCGGAAGAGTTTGCGAGCGAATTTGACGGCTGTGGCAATAGACGCAGACGGCGCTGCAACGAAAGCCGAGGGGTAAAACGTCGGGGCGGGTCTTAGACAAATTGAGGCCGCATTTGCTTCTGTCGCCTCGTGACTTTCGCAAACCCGCTTAAATGTGGAGAATGCTGAGGTTAACCAAAACAGATCCGCATCCGTTCGCTCGCTCGTTGCGGACCGGCGCGCGAGACACCCGAAAAGCGGGACAAAGGGAGCTGAATGCATCCAATTGCGCCTCACTCAGCCTTACTGGGCGAATTCATGGGAACGTTTATCCTCATTCTTCTGGGCAACGGCGTAAACGCCAGCGTGAACCTGCGCAAGACATATGCGGAGGGTTCCGGCTGGATGGTGGTCGTCACGGGCTGGGCGATTGCGGTACTTTGCGGGGTTCTTACCGCGCAAGCCTTTGGCAGCCCTGGCGCGCACCTGAATCCGGCAATTACTTTCTCGAACGCGGTCATGACGGGAGATTTCTCCCAGTTGGCAGTCTTCTGGCCGGCCCAGGTGCTTGGCGCGATGGCCGGGGCCACGCTGACCTGGCTCTTCTTTTATCCACATTGGGCCGTAACGCCGGATCAAGGCGCCAAATTGGGGATATTCTGCACCGGACCGGCTATTCCGCATCTGCCTGCGAACCTCTTAGGCGAAGTGACGGGAACATTTGTGCTTGTGCTGGTCGCTGGGGCCATCTTCTCGCACGGAGTTTCGGCAACCGGACCGTCCGCGGGACTGGGTCCATGGCTGGTCGCCAGCCTGGTTTGGGGGATTGGGCTGTCGCTGGGATCGACGACCGGCTACGCCATCAACCCGGCGCGGGATTTCGGACCGAGGCTGATGCACTTTCTGCTGCCCATCGCCGGCAAAGGCGGCTCCAACTGGGATTACGCATGGGTTCCGATTGTGGGGGACCTGACCGGCGCAGCGCTTGCCGGTCTGCTATTGAGGTGGGCGCACTTCCAGGGCTAGCGTCCGGAATCGGGCCGGGCGAATTCACATGGCGTCCTGATCCCATATGCGGTAGCTCTGGGCCGTAAGGACGCTAACTCTTCGCGAAGAGTCTGGTTTTGCCGAAGGAGATCGCAAACCAGCGCTTCGAGATCCGCAAGTCGAATCGAACTCTCTGTTTGCGAGCCGGTTTCGTCATTCCGATTGAACGCGCGCACAATTGCCTCCATAGGTTCACGCAAAAGATGCAACAGGCTAGGAATCGCTACCGGCGCAGTCAGCAGGCCTTTCTGCGCCGGTCAAATTCGGCCAACTTCGGCCAACTTCGGTGAGGCTGCTTTCATCGATAGGTTACGAATCATGCTCGCCGGAGCAGCACTGCGAGCTGGAGCTCTTCTGCGCGACTTCGGGCTGCACGTAGGACCGGTTGGGATCGACAAAATAGCCCTTGTCATAACGATCATGGTGGCGAACCCAGGCCATCGTGAAATTCAGGTCGTCTTCGTCGCGGCCTTTGGGGACAAGGTCGAGGAAGTTGTACGTGCCCACGAGGATGTCGAGCCCACGCGCGAACGTGGAATAGGTGTGAAATATTTCCCCCGCAGCGTCTTTCGCAAAGACACTGACTCCGGGGCCTTCTTCACTGGGAAATTCAGTAAAGCCGTAGTTGTAGTAGACCTGGCCGCCGGTCCGCTCCTCAGACTTGAATGACACGTGATAGTCGTAGTTGAAATCGCTGCTGAAAGAAGAAACCCACTGGAACTTCCAGCCCATGCGCTTCTTGAATGCTTCGATTTCAGGCATGGGGGCACGCGAAACGACTGCCAGCGTTGTATCGCGATTGGCCAGATGCACCGTTGCGCCGTCATAATGATCGGACAGGTAGGAGCAGCTTGGGCAACCTTCCTTCCATCCGGGGCCGAGCATGAAGTGGTAGACGATCAATTGGCTGCGGCCGTCAAACAGGTCGGCCAGCGGGACCTTGCCGTTCGGCCCATCAAACACATATTGCTTCTCAACCCGTTCCCAGGGCAGATTGC from Acidicapsa acidisoli encodes:
- a CDS encoding MIP/aquaporin family protein; the encoded protein is MHPIAPHSALLGEFMGTFILILLGNGVNASVNLRKTYAEGSGWMVVVTGWAIAVLCGVLTAQAFGSPGAHLNPAITFSNAVMTGDFSQLAVFWPAQVLGAMAGATLTWLFFYPHWAVTPDQGAKLGIFCTGPAIPHLPANLLGEVTGTFVLVLVAGAIFSHGVSATGPSAGLGPWLVASLVWGIGLSLGSTTGYAINPARDFGPRLMHFLLPIAGKGGSNWDYAWVPIVGDLTGAALAGLLLRWAHFQG
- a CDS encoding DUF899 domain-containing protein, with the translated sequence MANSTIEVGHLNVASHVEWLEARKELLVKEKEFTRLRDELSRQRRNLPWERVEKQYVFDGPNGKVPLADLFDGRSQLIVYHFMLGPGWKEGCPSCSYLSDHYDGATVHLANRDTTLAVVSRAPMPEIEAFKKRMGWKFQWVSSFSSDFNYDYHVSFKSEERTGGQVYYNYGFTEFPSEEGPGVSVFAKDAAGEIFHTYSTFARGLDILVGTYNFLDLVPKGRDEDDLNFTMAWVRHHDRYDKGYFVDPNRSYVQPEVAQKSSSSQCCSGEHDS